The following nucleotide sequence is from Pedobacter sp. PACM 27299.
TTAAAGCGTTCATTAGTTCTCTCTTACAATGGTGATAAATCCTTTGAATTTCTGTCTGTCTTTACCAAAGTCGATGACATAATAATAGGTGCCCTCAGACAGCGGCATGCCATTCAGCATTCCGTCCCAGCTGTTGTCATAGCTCCTTTTACCATAAACCATTCTCCCTGATTTATCGAAGATTTTCACCTCATTATTAGGATAGAAGTCAATGTTCTCAATGATCCATTTGTCGTTGTAACCATCACCATTTGGCGTTAAAATGTTGGTGGCTTTGATGGTCACCAGGTCATCCAGCACATTTACGGTAAAGCTTTTCTGCTCCGAACAACCACTGGCATTGGTCGCGGTAACCGTGTAAGTGGTCGTTTCTCTAGGTCTAACTGTAAGGCTGGCACTCGTCTGACCGCTCACAATGCTATTGTGAACTGCCCAAACATAGCTGCTGCCACCGCTGGCGGTTAATACCAGGGTTTCACCTTTGCTGACATCCGTGCTGCTGCTATTGTTGTTCCTGCCAATGTTGGCATTAATCGCAATGACAGGAAGTGGATTTACAGTCAATACAAACGTTCTGCTATAAGTATCTACACCACCATTGTTTGTTCCGCCATCGTCTTTTACGGTAACGGTGATCGTGCTGGTACCTGAAGCGCCATTTTTAACACGGTAGCTGAGGAGCGCTTTGCCGCCAGAACTAGGTGCTACTGTTAAACTTTGTAACAATGCAGCATTACTACCGGATGCGGTAATGGTCGTGTTTTGTCCAGATTCCGGACCAGCACTGATGCCTGTTAAATCAATAGTTTGTGTGCTGGTGGTATAACAAATCGTTTTGCTGGCCATCACATCCAGTGTAGGGATTTCATTGACATCACTCAGGTTGATGCTGAAGGTTTTGTCGAGAGAGAAACCATGCTGTGTCGTACTTCTTACGTTTACACTGTACACTTTCTTAGTTTCATAATCCAGGCTTGCTGCGGTTAACAGCTGATCACCGGAGATGCGGAAAGCTGCATTGTCTGTGTCACCGCTTCCAGTCGCCAGACTATAAGTAAAGGTAGCCTGCGGATCATCAGCAGTACTGCTCAATACACCTGCTTTAGTTCCTGCAATCTGATTTTCATAAAGCGCAGCTGCAGTAAGTAGTATATTTGTTGGTGCACCTGCTTTTACGGTCAGTACCCCATTTACATTTGTAATCTGATAGTTCATTCCTGTTGCGCCTGAAGGCACAATCGGATAGGTTCCAATCGGACTGCTAATGGTGGCCACAGATGTAAATGTTCCTTTGCTGGTCAATACGGACTCATTATCGCCATTTACAAAACCAGTAAACTGACCGGTAAACACTGGATTTGCAGTGCCTACAAATTTCGTTTGCGAATCTGCAGTAACGGTTAAAGGAGCAGGGTCAATCAGGAACGGGCCTTCGGTAAGGGTAACTGCATAATCGGTACTTGCAGCTAAAGTTCCTTTAGAAATTACATAGTTTCCTTTATTTTCTCCTGGACTTCTACTGAGGATACCTGTAAATACATCACCACTTTCCAATACTGGGTTGACGGTGTAAGTCAGCGGCGGATCTACAGTGCCATAAGTTTTCCTGATCGGGTCAACCTGAACCGAAATTGCTTTAGGGGCAATAGAAAGGTTGGCAGGGGTATAAGCAAGGATGTAGTTCGAACTTAGCGTGAGTCCACCTTGTCCGATTGCATAGTTCCCCACATGATCACCCGTTAGGCGAGTTAATGTACCAGTAAAGGTATCACCGATTTTTAAGGCTGGGGTAAAATTATAGTCGAATGCCGGGTCTGCCTCGCCGTAAATTTTAGTTTTTGCTTTCGCGGTAACATGAATAGTTTCCGAGCCGATGGTGAAATTGGCAGGCGTATAATTCAAGGTATAGTTTGAATTTAAAGCAAGATCTCCTTTTCCGATCACATAGGTGTTGACATTTTCACCAGCTGCACGGGATAGTGCACCAGTAAAGGCATCACCAGATTTTAATGCCGGTGTAAAGTTGTAATCCAATGCCGGATCTGCTGCTCCATATACTTTGCTTTTCGCGATCGCAGTTACATTAATGGTTTTTAAGCCTATGGTTAAATTAGCAGGCGTATAATTTAGGGTATAGTTTGCACTTAAAGCAAGATCTCCTTTTCCGATCACATAGGTATTGACATTTTCACCGACTGCTCGGGATAGTGCACCAGTAAAGGCATCACCAGTTTTTAATGCAGGTGTAAAGTTGTAATCCAATATCGGGTCTGCATCGCCGTACACTTTGCTTTTCGCGATCGCAGTTACGTTAATGGTTTTTAAGCCTATGGTTAAATTAGCGGGTGTATAATTTAGGTTATAGTTTGCACTTAAAGCAAGATCTCCTTTTCCGATCACATAGGTGTTGACATCTTCACCAGCTGCACGGGATAGCGCACCTGTAAAGGCATCACCATTGATCAATGCCGGAGTCGAAGTGTAAGTCAGTTCAGGATCAGTATCGCCGTAAACTTTAGATTTTGCTTCGGCAAGCACGGCAATGTCTTTTTTGCCGATCTGCAGCGTAGCACCAGGGTTAAAGGCCAAGGTGTAGTTGTTACTGACTACTAGATCGCCTAGCGACAAGTCATAACTGCCTACATTTTCTCCGGCAACTCTACCCAATTGACCAGTAAACACGTCTCCGTTGATTAATGCCGAACTGCTGGTATAACCAAATATTGGATCAGCATCACCATAAGTTTTGGTGTTACTTACCGCAGTAATTGCAATGGCTTTCGGTGTAATACTCAGGTTGGCAGGCGTAAATGACAGGTCGTAATTTGTAGTGCTTAAAGTTAGATCTCCTAAGTTAATAGGATAGCTGCCTACGTTAGTTCCTGCAGTTCTGCCTAGCTTTCCTGTAAACACATCTCCATTTGCTAAAGGAGTCGATAACGTATAAGGTAATGATGCCGGGTCTGCATCACCATAAACCTGGCTTACTGCCGTAGCAGCTACCTGAATTGTTTTTTTGGTAATGGCATAATTTTCAGCAGCTAACTGCAAGGTGTAATTTTGCGGGTTACTAACTGCCAGGCTACCGATTCCAATGGCATAATTGCCAACTGCCGAACCTGTAGTTCTACCCATAGCACCGCTGAAACTATCCCCATTTAATAAAGCTGGACTGGAGGTATAAGTGATGATGCCATCTAAATCACCATAAACTTTTCCTTGTCCGGCGTTTGCAACAATGTTGATGACTTTCGGTTGGATGGTAAAATTAGTAATGCCTGGGGCTAAACTCAAGGTATAGTTACTATTTACAGCCAATGTTCCAATGTTGATCGGATAATTATTTGGCGTTTCTCCTGAGCTTCTTCCTAATGCTCCAATAAAGGTATCACCTATTTTAAGTGCAGGATTAAAGGAATAATTTATGACAGGATCTGGATCACCAAATTGTTTACTGCTAGGTTGTGGCGTAATGCTGATCGCTAAAGGAGTGATCCTTACTGCGCCTCCTGGAGCTAAGTTCAGTGCATAGTTTGGTCCTGCCGATAGTGTTCCCAATGTAAATGGATAATATCCAACAGCTGTACCCGGAACCCTTTCTAAAGCTCCTGTGACTGGAAGACCAGATATGACAGGGCTGATGTCGTATTCCAGTGTCTCCGGATCGGGGCTGTTGTATAAGGTGATATACTCCGCTCTTGGGACTACACTTAATGGTTTCTTGTTGATGGTGAAATTGGCAGGCACATAATTAATCGCATATTTATACTGATCTAAGCTGAAAGTATTTTGCTGGATTTCATAAGTTCCTGCATTTTCTCCAGCTACCCTGGCTAAGGATCCTAAGCTGACATCACTTCCTATCAGTGCCGGACTAATGGTAGGGCTAGTTAAAGCAGGCTCCAAATCTCCAAAGGTTTTCGCCTGAGCAGTAGCTGTTACTGTAACTGGTTTTCGATTGATTTGTAATACTCGGATGACTGCTGGGGCATAAGTATAACTTGCATTTCCAGGTTGGGTGGCAATGATAGAAACTGATTGTAGGTTGTTTACACCTACAACAGTTACTGTATTTCCTGAAATCGTAGCGAGTGCAGGTTCGTTGGAGGTTAAAGTAACGGGTAAACCAGAACTACTAGTGGCGGTAATCGTAAATGAACTGCCGTACTCTGCCGGTTCAGGCTGATTAAAAGTAATGGTTTGGCTATTTAAAGGGATTCCAGTGACAGTGGAGCTGCTGGCCTGATTCCCAGCGGCATCATACACGCGAAGTGCATAGGAATAGGTTTGGAAATTTGTCAGACCTGTCTGCGTGAAGGTCATTGGGTTCGTCGCATCAGCGGCAAGAACTGTAGTCAGGACATTATTTCCCAAAGGACCAGTATTACCGCCTATCAGCTCATATTTCGCATAGTCAGAATTTAAAAACCAAATCATTACATTTTGCTGATCTCCAGCAGTTACTCCTAAGAAGTTAGGCGCAATAGGTAGGGTTTTATCAAAAGTAACGCTTGATGCATTGTTAGTATTGGTGACTGTCAGACTCTGGTTTCCTGCTAAATCAATAGTTACGATATTAAAGGTCAGTACTCCCTCCGTGTTTAAAGCGCTCAGGATTTTTGTAGCAGTATATACGTTGTTCCCGTTATTGATTAGGGTCGTTGCTGGCAAACCATCAATTAGCACTGTCGCAGTTACGGATTCAGATGCAGTAAAGGTTAAGCTGACCTGGTCTCCAGGTTTCGCCAAAGCAGGGTTTGGGTTGTTACTAGCGATGCTTACATTACTGATCAATGGGACCGTGGTGTCGATAGTTACGTTTTTACCAGTGCTCACATTTGTCACCTGTATTCCTAAATTTCCAGCAACATCCTCGAAGTCGATGGTAAAAGGAATAACTCCGTTTGTAGCCAGGTTTGGTACCGTATAAGTGGCCAAATAGGTACTGCCAACTTTTGTTGTGGCCACGAAAATTCCGGCTATCGTAACCAGAGGGTTACTTAAATCTTCACTAGATGTAAATGATAGTGTAACAACTGATCCGACTTTTGCATAAGCTGGCTGTCCAGAAACGTTAGAAATAAAAGTTAATGAAGCAGGAATTGTTGGTGGTGTTTTATCATAGAGAACTGCAGAAGAATTTGTGGTTGTGGTTCTAGGTAAGCCTGCATTTCCCGCAAGATCAGCATAAGTGATATTGAAAAGAATCTGTCCATCGTTGTCTGTAGCCAACATAGTATAGGTGGCTACCCAATTGTTCCCTGACGGATTTGCAAGTGTTGCTGGATTTCCACTGATGGTGACTGTAGGTGTACCAATTTGTTCGGAAGTGCTGAAATTGAGCGTAATGGTCTCACCGGCGATTGCGATACTGCCATTCCCATTATGATTAGAATTTATACTAGCGGAAGTAATCGTTGGTAAAACTTTGTCAATAGTATAAGATTGACTTGGTCCAAACCCTGTCAGAATAGGGTTTAGAACCAGGTTGGCAATTCCTGTACCGCTGGAATTTAAGTTAATGGCAACTGTACCATTTCCACTTCCAGTTCCTACGGTAACCGTATAGATTGCTCCTGATCCTTCAATAGCGTTAATGGAAGATAATGGTGTGGAGCCAGTGCTGATTTGAAAATCTAATTGATCAACTCCGGTTACTGGTTCACTAAAGGTAACGGTATACTGCACAGTATTGACATTGGTAAGTTCAGTAACCGGGGTTTTTCTGACGATACTCAATACTGTTGGGGCAATTCCGTTAATGACGATACTTCTGCCATTTGCTAGAGAACCCACTGCTCCTGGAGTAGGAAGGGTAAGTAGAGCTGGGCTGGTATTCAGGTCATTAATCGTTCCTCCGTTTAAGCTCAATGCAGTGGTACTGGTAAAATCTAGTGCTGGATTGCTTTGACCTGAAAGTACCGTGTAATTGAAATTCAGGACAGCCGTTCCACTACCACCTGAGTAAGTTGCAACCGCGCCAACACCCGTATTTAAGGCGAGCTGTGGTGTTCCGGTTACGGTAACAGGCTCTGAGAAAGTCAATGAGAGAGGTAGAACTGTCCCAACTCCATGAGGACCATCTGTTGCGGTCGTGCTCACTGAAGTAATTGTGGTTGGTAAATTATCTACTACAACTTTGCTGGCATTCGTGGTTGCGGTCACCTGGCTGCCCACATTTCCAGCTAAGTCGCTGTAATCAATGGTAAAGGTAACTGGACCTTCTGGATCGCTCGAAGTCACCGTGTAATCTGCAGTATAAGAATTACTAACTTGGTTAACAGCGGTCACTGGATGTCCATTCATGGTCACGGTAATTAAGCTTAAAGCTTCAGAAGCGTCTATATTTAAGCTAACTTGATCGCCTGTTCTCGCTAAAGCGGTGTTGCTGTTGTTTGAACGGATCGTTAGTGCTGGGATGGTAGGAACTGTGGTGTCAATCGTATAGGTTTGACCTGAGGTATAGCCACCTGAGATTGCATTCCCGGTAGCCAGGCTGACAATTCCTGTTCCTGCACTCCTTAAATTCAGGCGCAAGGTGCCATTTCCAGGCCCTGTGCTTACGGCTAGGGTATAGGTCGTGCCAGATCCATTGAAAATTAATATAATTGGAGCGGTCAAGCTACCTGTGGAAGTAAGCGTGAAATCGGTTATATCTACGTTGGATACTGCTTCTGAAAAGGTAACCGTATAATTCACTGAGGTGTTTTTGGTGAGTGCAGCAGCGCCGCCTTCTCTAACAATACTAAGTACTGTTGGGCGAAGGCCATTCAGGACTATGTTGGAGCTTGCGCCCAGAGAGCCTACTGTGCCAGGACTTGCCAGTGTTATGTTCGCATTGTTTCCTGCAGCATCTTTAATGGTACCTCCATTTAAAGAAAGGGCATTGGTTCCGGTATAATCCAAATCAGGGCTGCTTTGACCTCCAGCTACCTGATAATTGAAAGTCAAGGTGGATGTACCAGTTCCACTCACATAAGATGCAAATCCGGCAGGACTTACATTCAAGGCCAGCAGAGGGCTGCCCGTAACATTGATTACTTCTGAAAAATTTATGCTGATCGGTACGTTTGATGCGATATTATAGGTGCCGCTTGTGCCGCTTACGCTGCTTACAGTTGGACTGGTGGTGTCTATGATGATGCTGGCTTTGCCTAAAGGTCCAGTTAGACCGATTGTAGGGTTAGGGAGTGTAAGTGTTGCATCATTTCCCGCAGCATCTTTGATGGTTCCGGCGTTTAAAGCAAGGGCGGTTGTATTTACATAATTTAGTGCGGCAGTACTTTGCGCTGCCAATACGGTATACTCAAATGTTATAGTTGAAGTTCCGCTGCCTGATAGGTAATTGAGCGGGGTGCTGCTCGTATTTAAAAGCAGTGTTGGTGTACCCGTTACCGTTACAGGTTCAGAGAAGTTCACAGTTACAGGAAGGACCTTTCCGGTGGTATAACTCCCATTCGCAATGGTCGTATTTACACTGCTGACAGTGGGATTAACAGCGTCTACTACAATAGCGGCGTTGGCTCCTAGAGAACCTGTTGCACCTGGGGCAGGCAATGTGAGGTCCGCATCTTCATTTTGTGGATCTTTAAGGGTTCCACCATTGAGTTCAAGAGCGTTTACGCTGCTATAATCAAGGTCAGTACTGCTTTCTCCAGCAGCTATGGTATAGGTGAAAATAAGGTCTTGGCTGTTATTTCCTGAGGTATAAGTAGCATAGGCACTGGCGCCTGAGTTGAGTTTAATTCGGGGGGTTCCAGTCACAATTACATTGTCACTGAAATTAACGGTGATCGCAATTGTTGAACCTGTAACTTTGGTTCCTGTTGAGGGAGTAGCGGTTACATCGATAGGTATACTTCCAAGTTTGAAAATTGGCTGAGCAGTAGAAAAGGCTCCACCTGCTGTACCTGGGGTTAATTCGAAAGCTGGAACAACAGTCCTAAAATCCCAGTTAGCGATATTTACAATATTTGCTAAAATACTGGCTTTTGAGCCTATTAATGTACTTGAATAAGCGCGGTAGATTTTAGCGTTTGCTCCAGCTAAATTACATTGAAAATTACCTAGTTTTAAGTTATCTGGTAGAGAGGAAACTGAAGCGGAGATGATTCCATCGGGACGCGCCCAGCCGTATTGGTCTGGAGGACTGCCTCCTGGGTTTAGTGTTGACCAGTTGGCCAGGCCATAGATAAAAGAAGGCAATGCCTCAGTACCGGTATAGATCAGCCAGGAATCTCCTGCAGCAGTTGCTATGTTAAGATTTGTCCAGCCAGCATCAATTGCAATGCTTCCTATGTTTGGAGATACTGACACTGATGGTGCAGGGCCGCCATTAATGGTAAAAGTGAAAACTGTTCCTGCGTTAATTGTTCCGGTGGTCAAGGCGATGGTTCCATCTGCAACACTAGTAACAAAAGCCAGACTAGCACCTTGCCATCCCTTATCAGTAAATTTGATGACAGTATTGGCTGCGATATTTCTTAAGGCAACTACTGCTAGATTTACAGATGTTCCTTTGTTATTGACCCCGATGATGGCTAAATCACCGGGTACCAATGTGGTTTGTGCAAAACTTGATTTTGCGAAAAAGCAAAATAAAGAAAACAGCATCAGTACCGTTATGTTTTGTGTTATCCTTTTCATAGTGAGAGCGTTAATCCGATTAAATGCATTAAATTTAGTTTCTGCTAGGGAATCCACCCACAGTGCAAATGAGGTAAGTGATGGCAAGTGTAGGCTGACATATAGAGATTGGCACACCGGCACCATTATTTCCTATTGTTGTAGTTACGGTAGGACCCGCAATTTCAACATTTGGTGCAATGGAATTGTAACCAGCTACAGGATCTGCATTGATATCTACCATTGCTGCGATTGAATTCCCTGCCACAGGAACGCTTAAATTCCCTTTTTGGTCACTTACTTTTAATACAGCTGTAGTAGCTGAGGCATGGCTGTGTACAGGCATGTTGTTGATCGAAATTTGGATAGTTTCTGCACCTATCATCTCACCAAGTAGGTGATTGGTCGGTAATGATGGTCCTTGCCCTGTTCCAATCATAGCTCGGCCCCTGAGGTCTGGAAGGCCAAAAGTGCGCTGTCCGTCTCCGCCATACGCGGTTCCTAAAAGTGAGTAAAGTGCGGTATTTTGCTGAATTTCAATAAGTTGTCCGTTGCAAGGCATAAAGCCTCTTGGTACAAAATTTCCAGCGAAAGCTCTGATCATTCCTAGATAGTCATCCATAATAAAATTGTGTTTTATGTTAGTAATTGTTTGATTTGAGTAGCGAAGTTGCTTTCCGGGTTTGAATCATAAGGACGATGGAGACCTGCGAAAGCATAATCAAGAAATTTTATTAGATAATTAAAGATGTGTTTCCTCTGTAAATCAACAAATTCAAAAATTCGTTGACTAATCAATTTACCTTCAATAAAATGGAGAATGTCCATGAGACAATTAGAGTTGAGGCGTTAATTATCATTTACTTAGTGTAAAATTATGTAAAAAAAATTACACAGTGTGTGTTTTGCGAAACTTATTTAATAAGTAACGTCGTTATAGCTTTTTGGTGTATTTTGTTGTAATATTATGATTATTTTTATAATTGATATAAAATTTTGATCATAATGATTTAATAGTCTTTACCGGATTAAATTTTTAAAATCTTGTTTTCCACATTATGGGAGGGAAGTTCCCCAATAAAACAGCGGATTATTCCTAGTTTTTCGTAGAAGTATGGGGAACCGGAAGTTTATAAATAAATTGATGTATTGCGTTACTGGTGGTTTTCAAATCTGTAGTCAAGTACCAGATGTTATTAATTCTCGTTCCTTTACTATCCTTATCCAGTGGAAACCTGGCCTGTGCTATCGTTTTATTTTTAGAATTTAAAATACTTCCGGCAAAGCTGAAAAGTGTGAAATTGTTCATGCTAGTTTCCAGATTAGGGAGGACTTCTGTGGCAAAAACGGGAAAAATTTCCTTGCCCTTCATTTTCAATTGATTGAATATGGCGATGAGTACCAGACGTTGACGCTCCGTTCTTTGGGCATCACCATGGCCAACGGCACGGATCCGGGTATAGGCAACGGCCTGCTTTCCAGTCAGTAATTGTAAGCCCGCCTGCATCAATGGTATGGCTGGTACTTTATCGTAAATAGACAGCTCATTCAGGTAGTTGTTGAGGTAAGGAAGCTCTTCAGTTTTCACTGGAATCTGGACACCCCCTAAGGCATCTACAATCTTAGCTGCGCTGTAAAAATCAACATTCATATAATCTCTGATGTCCAGATCGAAGTTTTGATTCAGGGTTTTAATAGCCAGCTGCGGACCGCCAATGGCGAAGGCGGCATTGAGCTTATTCATGCCTGAACCCTCGATATTCACATAAGTATCCCTCATGATGGACGACATTTTAATTTTCCCGCTGAGCTGATCAATAGAAATGACCATCACTACATCTGAATTTCCAGCTTCTGCTTCGGTACGTCGGTCGACTGCAAATAGGGCGATATTAACCGAAGGGTTCTGACTGCTTTTTTGTCTGGCTATAGCTTTTGCAGAAATTCCCAATGCCGCATCAGAGCGGTTCAACTGGACTACTTTTTTTGTCGCAGGAGGAGCCATAAAGTCAACCCGATTGGCTGTACTGTCTTGTGCTTTCAGCTGGAAAAATCCGAGGGCGACACAGAATAGAGATAAGACGATGGTTCTCATTTTACTTTAATGGTCTTTATGACCGGTGACTGATATTTCAATAACCGTACCTACTAACCATTAAAATTCTTTCTACCTTTAAAACGTTCTTAAAATTTTGGTCCAAAGAACCGGAAGCCGGAGCGATTGAAAAGGAAAATGTATATGAACAAAGCGTGTAAAATTGCAATTATAGGTTTAGGGTATGTGGGATTGCCACTCGCTATTGAATTCGCCAAGAAGTATAGGGTACTTGGCTTCGACATTGATGAAGTCCGGATTCAAGAGCTTTCCAATGGAGAAGACCGAACCAGAGAGGCCGATTTGGAAGAATTGCAGCAAGTACTGCAATCACAAACGCTAAATGAAGGCTTGTCACCCAGCTCCGGATTGCAGTTTTCTTACGATCCCACAGATTTGACCTCTTGTCAGATTTACATTGTTACCGTTCCTACGCCTATCAACCGCTTTAAAGCACCAGATTTGCAACCTTTACTGAAAGCCTCCGCCATGATTGCTGCGGTGTTAAAAAAAGGTGACATTGTAATTTATGAATCCACCGTTTATCCCGGATGTACAGAAGAAGATTGTGTACCTGTGCTGGAGCAATATTCTGGACTGAAGTTCAATGAAGATTTCTTCTGTGGTTACTCTCCGGAAAGGATCAATCCCGGCGACCGCATCAATACCTTAACCAAGATAAAAAAGGTGACTTCAGGATCTACACCAGAAATAGCGGAACAAATAGATCAGCTATATGGACAGATCATCACTGCCGGTACACATAAAGCACCAAGTATCAAAGTAGCTGAAGCGTCGAAAGCCATAGAAAATGCACAAAGGGATGTCAACATCTCTTTTGTCAATGAGCTGGCCCTGATTTTCGACCGCATCGGGATTGACACCACAGATGTGATCGAAGCTGCAGGGACAAAATGGAACTTCCTGAAATATAAGCCAGGATTGGTAGGCGGCCATTGTATCGGGGTAGATCCCTATTATCTGGCCCATAAAGCAGAATCACTAGGTTATCATCCGCAAGTCATCCTGTCGGGGAGAAGGGTAAACGACAACATGGGCATGTTTGTGGCCAATAAAGTAGTCAAACTGATGATCGCTAAAGGCTACCCGGTAAAAGGAGAGAAGGTGCTGATACTCGGTTTTGCATTTAAAGAGAATTGTCCGGATGTCAGAAATACAAGAGTGATCGATATTTATCAGGAATTACAGCAGTTCGGGATGGAGATTAATGTCTATGATCCATGGGCAGATCCTCAGCTGGTGAAACAGGAATATGGTTTTCATCTTGATAAAACCTTAATAGATAAAAACTATAAGGCCATTATTGTGGCCGTTTCCCATCAGGAGTTTTTAGCTTTCGATTATGGAAAATACCAGCAGGATGGAGCGATTATTTTTGATACGAAATCATTTATTGACCGCAAATTTACTGATGCGCGACTTTAGTGAAAAACAAAATAACAATTCTTATATTGTGGCACGTTTTTAGTTAACTAGAATCAAAATAGATTATTCTTCAATGTTTTACCATGCGCTCCGGCCGTTTTTCCTTTCGGAAAACGTTTCTTCTAAATCATTAGTCAAGGGGTCATGCTCAGATTCCCGGAATAACGAAATCAATTTTTTATTTATTGCTTATCCTAAATATTGCTGTATTTTTATAGCTCAATTAAAATCCGTGGGGGAAAATTAATGAAAAAACACTTACTCATTTTAGTCCTGTTATTATCTGGAGGAACCGCGTTTTCTCAGATGAATGCAGACTACAATTACTCGATCACCTTAAGAGGTTATGGGTCAATGCAAATGCCGAAGCTCTTTAATGAGACTGATCCTGTTAAATATATCAATACCTATTTCTCGGGAATCACGGTGAAATTTAACGACAACCAGATCAATTACCGA
It contains:
- a CDS encoding LCP family protein, translating into MRTIVLSLFCVALGFFQLKAQDSTANRVDFMAPPATKKVVQLNRSDAALGISAKAIARQKSSQNPSVNIALFAVDRRTEAEAGNSDVVMVISIDQLSGKIKMSSIMRDTYVNIEGSGMNKLNAAFAIGGPQLAIKTLNQNFDLDIRDYMNVDFYSAAKIVDALGGVQIPVKTEELPYLNNYLNELSIYDKVPAIPLMQAGLQLLTGKQAVAYTRIRAVGHGDAQRTERQRLVLIAIFNQLKMKGKEIFPVFATEVLPNLETSMNNFTLFSFAGSILNSKNKTIAQARFPLDKDSKGTRINNIWYLTTDLKTTSNAIHQFIYKLPVPHTSTKN
- a CDS encoding nucleotide sugar dehydrogenase — encoded protein: MNKACKIAIIGLGYVGLPLAIEFAKKYRVLGFDIDEVRIQELSNGEDRTREADLEELQQVLQSQTLNEGLSPSSGLQFSYDPTDLTSCQIYIVTVPTPINRFKAPDLQPLLKASAMIAAVLKKGDIVIYESTVYPGCTEEDCVPVLEQYSGLKFNEDFFCGYSPERINPGDRINTLTKIKKVTSGSTPEIAEQIDQLYGQIITAGTHKAPSIKVAEASKAIENAQRDVNISFVNELALIFDRIGIDTTDVIEAAGTKWNFLKYKPGLVGGHCIGVDPYYLAHKAESLGYHPQVILSGRRVNDNMGMFVANKVVKLMIAKGYPVKGEKVLILGFAFKENCPDVRNTRVIDIYQELQQFGMEINVYDPWADPQLVKQEYGFHLDKTLIDKNYKAIIVAVSHQEFLAFDYGKYQQDGAIIFDTKSFIDRKFTDARL